The Novosphingobium aromaticivorans DSM 12444 genome segment CGAGCGCCTTGAGACCGAGCTCCGGGATGCCCGTGCCGAAAGGGCTAAGGCGGACCGAACGGCCGAGCGTGAGCGCGGTAAGGCGGAACACTGGCGTCAGCTCTACACGGCTGTCCTAGCTCGCGTATCACCGGGACAGTCGCCCGAGCCGCTGCCCTCCTCTGAAGACTGAACCGTCACGCTGCGATCGGGTTACGATCAAGCGAGTAGGAAGTGAGCCGCCTACGGCGTCTTGCACTTCCAACTCCCTTGATCGTCCAAATTATGAGCGAAACACAATGGACAGGTTTATCGCCTGCAAACCATTGAAACTAGGACACAAGACACGAATTGGTGTTGATATATGTTAATTAAGGACAGAGGCGCAGCCGATCGTCACTACCGGATTATCGAAAACACCAGTGTTACCGCGACGAAAAGAAATGCCCACAAAGCCGCCATTCGTACACCGTCCGACAGTCCGATCCGTTGCCCACGCACGTTTGCCATCACCAGAACCAGCGCCATCAGGATGCCGATGATTCTGACAACGTCATCACTCAAACCGCTATCTCCAGACCATCATACGCCGGTTGCACGTGTGGCGGCGTCTCGTCGCACAATGTCCGGTAATCCATCGACTTGTCGAGATGCGTAAGAACGCCGTGGTTCGCGCGCGTTGCCTCGATCAGTTCGAGCGCCATGCCGAGGTGCGCGTGGGTTGGATGCGGTTGACGGCGCAGGCAATCGACGACCAGCACGTCAATACCGTGAAACAAGGCAACCATGTCACCTGTAATCTCGCTGAAATCTGTCGCATAACCAATTGATTTTCCGCCCTGATCAAAGCGGAATGCGGTCGATTGCGCCGGCCCGTGCGGCATCTGGCAATGGCTCACGCCGATCCCGCAGATCATGCGTACCCGGTCTAGATTGTCGATCTCGCAGATCGTGTGATAGCCGTGCTGTCCAGCAAAGACATAGCCGAAGCGCTGGCGGAGCCGGCGCACCGTCTCTGCGGCGGCATAACCCGGGATCGGGCCGCCACGACCGTATCGCAGCGGCCGCAAGTCGTCGATGCCATGGCAATGGTCAGCGTGGTCGTGGGTCCAGAAAACGCCGTCCACGCGTTCGATCCCGCAGCTCAGGAACTGCTGGCGCAAGTCGGTTGGCGTATCGACCAGCAGGCGGCTTCCGTCATCGCCCTCGATTGCGATGGCAACGCGGGTCCTGCGGTTGCGCGGCTCGTTCGGATCGCAATCGCCCCAGTCGTTGCCGATCCTCGGAACGCCGGTCGACGTGCCTGAACCCAGAATGGTCAGCTTCACAACGAAGCCTTCGAAAACAGACGGAAGAAGTTCCGGCCGGTAACATCGGCCAGCGCTTGCGTGCTGGTTCCGCGCAAGCCCGCCACGAATGCGCACGTGTCGGCGACAAACGCAGGCTCGCATGTTTTTCCGCGATGCGGCACCGGTGCAAGGAAGGGAGCGTCCGTCTCAACCAGGATTCGGTCGTCCGGAATGCTGGCCGCAACCGCCTGCAGATCCTTGGCATTCTTGAAGGTCACGATACCCGAAAGCGAAATGGAAAGCCCCAATTCCAGCATTCGCGCCCCAAATGCGGCCGATGCGGTGAAGCAGTGGATCAACGCAGGGAACGCCCCCTTCCCCATCTCTTCCTCGATGATCCTGGTAGTGTCGTCCTCGGCATCCCGGGTGTGGATGATGAGCGGCAGGCCAGTTTCCCGTGCCACGCGAATGTGCACACGGAACAGGTCCTGCTGAACCTGCCGGTCGGAGTGGTCGTAGAAGTAGTCGAGCCCGGTCTCGCCGATCCCGATTACCCGCGGGTGTCGCGCCGCCTGAAGAAGGGCCGCTTCGCCAAGGTCGGCGTGGGCATCGGCCTCGTGCGGGTGAATGCCGATGCTGGCCCAGACGTCGCTTTCACGCTCCGCAGTACCGACGATGGCATCCCACTCGCTACGCCTCGTGGAGATATTCAGGAAACCACGCACGCCATTTTCTCTGGCGCGGTCAAGCACTTGCCGCTGATCTTCGACAAGTCCCTTGTAGTTCAGGTGGCAGTGGGAATCGATCAGCATCATGCCGATCCTTCCTCCTCCGGCAGTTCAAGGCGGGGGAATGCAGGCATGGGCTGCGCAAGCCTCTCTCCGGTTGCCACGCGTGCCATGTACCAGTCCGCATCAGTCAACGCATCGAAACCCCGCGCTTCCCTTGGAATGCCGAGCTGGTCCAGCACCTTGGCTGCGGCAGCCGGAACGACGGGTGAAATCGCCACGGTCAGGTCGCGGATCGCTATGAACAGCGTCAGCAGCACGGCCTTCATGCGCTCGGGATCGGTCTTGCGCAGCGCCCACGGCGCCTGTTCGTCGACATAGGCGTTGCAGGCAAAGACCGCACGCATCCAAGCTTCGATCCCGGCCGAGAAGTTCAGCGCGGAAAACTCGCGCGGCAGTTCCTCACGGCACGCATTGAACACCGTAGCCAGCAGTTCGTCGTCCCCCACATTGCTATGAAATGTCTCAAGATTGCCGCCCATGTTTTTGAAAATCATGGATAGTGTGCGCTGAACGAGATTGCCGTAGCTGTTTGCTAGCTCTGCATTGCATCGCGTCACAATGGCCTCGGCCGAATAGGATCCGTCCTGACCGAAGGCTACTTCCCGCATCAGGAAGTAACGAAGCGGATCTACCCCGAACCGGTCGGCAAGGTCGAGTGGATCGGTGACGTTACCGAGCGACTTCGATTCCTTCTGGCCACGGTTGAGCAGGAATCCGTGCCCGAAGACTTGCCGCGGCAGCGCGATGTCCGCGCTCATCAGGAAGGCCGGCCAGTAGACAGTGTGGAAGCGGACGATATCCTTGCCGATCAGGTGCAGGTTCGCCGGCCAATACTTTGCAAAGTCGCCGTTTTCGTCCGGAAAACCGAGCCCAGTGATATAGTTGGTGAGAGCATCGACCCAAACGTACATTACATGGCCATCGCACCCCGGAACCTTCACACCCCAGTCGAAGCTGGTGCGAGAAACCGAAAGGTCACGCAGTCCACCCTCGACGAAGCGCATCACTTCATTGCGGCGGCTGTCGGGCTGGATGAACCCGGGATTCTCCTCGTAGAGCTTCAGTAGCGGTTCGGCATATTTCGAAAGCCGGAAGAACCAGCTTTCCTCGACTGTCCAATCCACCGGGGTACCCTGGGGCGACAGCTTCTCCCCGCCCTCGCCCGCTACCAGTTCGCTCTCATCGTAAAAAGCCTCGTCCCGGACCGAATACCAGCCTTCGTAGCGGTCGAGATAGAGATCACCATTGGCCTCCATGCGACGCCAGAGTTCCTGCGTCGAGGCGTGATGCCGCTCCTCGGTGGTGCGAATGAAAACGTCGTACGAAACATTAAGTTCGTCGCACATCTTAATGAAATAAGATGACATTTCGTCGGAAAGCTCGCGTGGCGTTATGCCGAGTTCACGGGCCTTCTGCGCCATCTTCAACCCGTGTTCGTCCGTGCCCGTCTGGAAACGCACATCACGTCCCATGGCCCGTTGGAAGCGCGCGATAACATCGGCGGCAATTGCCTCGTAGGCATGGCCGATATGCGGCTTGCCGTTGGGGTAGGAGATGGCAGTGGTGATGTAGAAGGGTTCGCCCATCGGGCCGCTCGCTTTCGTAACCGGAATCTGATGCTTATCGTGCGCCTTCCCTAGTCGGCGCAGCCGATGCCAGCAAGGAGCCGATTTCCAACATCAGCATACCTGGGTCGAAGTTGTAGATCGGCGCTTCGCCGGCAAGCCGGACAAGCTTTACATGCGCTTCGACCAGCTTGAGCCTGGTCCGATCGTCGGCCCGGTCGAGCGCGTGCACGACCGTCATCCGCGCGGCCTCGATCGCAGCGAGTTGCCGTTCGCGGTCGGGTCGGGCGCCAATCACGCCGGAAAGCGCGCCGCGAAGCGACAGGTCCGGATCACCCTGGTCCAACAGCGCCGCAAAGACCGCCTGGGCCTTGCCCAGGTCCTGTTCGGCGAAGGCAAGCGCGGCTCCGGGCGATCCCCCGGCCACCGCCAATGCCGCCCGGCGCGTGTCGCTGTCGAGCCCGGGTGCCGCTTCATCCAGCGCACGCGCCACGTCCGCGTCGCTCAAGGTCTGGAAACGCACCACAAGGCAACGCGAACGCACCGTTGGGAGAAGCCGGCCCAGCGCGTGGACCACGAGTAGGAAGAACGTTCCTTCAGGGGGTTCCTCAAGACTCTTGAGCAAGGCATTGACCGCACTCTTTTCGAGCTGGTCAGCCGCGTCGATGATGACGGCCCTCCTCCTCCCCAGCGTCGGTCGCGTCGTGAGCCGGCGCTGGAGCTCGCGCACCTGATCAACGGAAATGTTGCGCTTGGTCAGGTAGGGCTTGCCTTCGTCCCGCTTCTTCGCTTCGTCCTCGCTTGCGGGAAGCGGCGACAGCGTGAGAATGTCGGGGTGCATGTCGACCGGAGGTTGCGGGACGTCTGCCTCGGAAACGAGTTCGGCTGCGGCCGCACGCGCGAATGTCGCCTTGCCCAGCCCCTCGCGCCCCGCGAGTATCCATCCGTGATGCATGCGCGGGCCCGCCATGGCTGAACGCCAAGCGCGCCAGGCTTCGTCGTGCCCGATCATGCCAACGCCTTGTCGATGGCCGCAGTGACCCGGGCATGAACTTCTTCCGGCGATCCTTCAGCGTCGACAACGGCGAACCGGTCGGGTTCCTGCTCGGCGAACCGCCGGAAGGCCGCCGCCACACGTCCATGGTACTCTTCGCCGCGCCCGCCGATGCGGTCCGCCGCATTGCCATCGCGCATGGCCAGCCTCGCAGCCGAGATTTCTGGCCGTACGGTCAGAAGGATCGTCACGTCCGGCAAGAGCCCCGCGCTGCCGATCCTGTGGAGTTGCATCACATCCGCATCCGAAAGACCGCTACCACCGCCCTGGTAGGCTCGACTGCTGTCGACGAATCGGTCGCACACAACCCAGGCGCCACGCGCTACCGATGGCCGGATCAGCTTCTCGACATGGTCGGCACGCGCCGCTGCGAACAGCAACGCCTCCGCCCGAGCGCCCCAACCTTCGCCTTCGGTGCTCAACAGCATCGTGCGGATTGCTTCCGCGCCGGCGGTCCCCCCAGGTTCACGCGTGGTCACCACTTCCAGCCCTCGCGCACGCAGCGACTCCGCCAGAAGCCGTCCCTGCGTCGACTTGCCGACGCCCTCGCCCCCCTCGAAGGCAACAAAACGTCCCCGGCTCACAGCCCGACAAGCCCCAGTAACCCATTGCGCAGTCGCGAAGCCACCCCGCCCTTCGGCACCGCATTGGCTGCGACGAGGGGCAATGCGTGGACTGGCTCTCCCGGCACCCGCACCAAAAGGCTCGCCACCGTCTCCCCCTTGGCGATCGGAGCCCTGAGCGGGCCTTTGTAGCGGATCGACAACGTGTAGCGCGGCTTCTGCCCTTGTGGTGTCGTCACGCCTAGCGCACGTGGCGCAACGAGCGAGACCTGCCTTTCTGCCCCACCCTGTACTTCGGCAACGCCCACAGGAGCGCCCGCCTTGAACAACGGATGCGACTCCCACGCGGAAAAGCCCCATTCGATCAGCGCGCGCGACTGGTTCGTCCGGTCGATCGGACGATCATACCCCCCCAGCACCATGATCAGCCTGCGTCCACCGCGCTCCGCAGAACCGACGAAGCCATAGCCGGCCTCGTTGGTGAA includes the following:
- the tmk gene encoding dTMP kinase gives rise to the protein MSRGRFVAFEGGEGVGKSTQGRLLAESLRARGLEVVTTREPGGTAGAEAIRTMLLSTEGEGWGARAEALLFAAARADHVEKLIRPSVARGAWVVCDRFVDSSRAYQGGGSGLSDADVMQLHRIGSAGLLPDVTILLTVRPEISAARLAMRDGNAADRIGGRGEEYHGRVAAAFRRFAEQEPDRFAVVDAEGSPEEVHARVTAAIDKALA
- a CDS encoding DNA polymerase III subunit delta', translated to MIGHDEAWRAWRSAMAGPRMHHGWILAGREGLGKATFARAAAAELVSEADVPQPPVDMHPDILTLSPLPASEDEAKKRDEGKPYLTKRNISVDQVRELQRRLTTRPTLGRRRAVIIDAADQLEKSAVNALLKSLEEPPEGTFFLLVVHALGRLLPTVRSRCLVVRFQTLSDADVARALDEAAPGLDSDTRRAALAVAGGSPGAALAFAEQDLGKAQAVFAALLDQGDPDLSLRGALSGVIGARPDRERQLAAIEAARMTVVHALDRADDRTRLKLVEAHVKLVRLAGEAPIYNFDPGMLMLEIGSLLASAAPTREGAR
- the metG gene encoding methionine--tRNA ligase, with amino-acid sequence MGEPFYITTAISYPNGKPHIGHAYEAIAADVIARFQRAMGRDVRFQTGTDEHGLKMAQKARELGITPRELSDEMSSYFIKMCDELNVSYDVFIRTTEERHHASTQELWRRMEANGDLYLDRYEGWYSVRDEAFYDESELVAGEGGEKLSPQGTPVDWTVEESWFFRLSKYAEPLLKLYEENPGFIQPDSRRNEVMRFVEGGLRDLSVSRTSFDWGVKVPGCDGHVMYVWVDALTNYITGLGFPDENGDFAKYWPANLHLIGKDIVRFHTVYWPAFLMSADIALPRQVFGHGFLLNRGQKESKSLGNVTDPLDLADRFGVDPLRYFLMREVAFGQDGSYSAEAIVTRCNAELANSYGNLVQRTLSMIFKNMGGNLETFHSNVGDDELLATVFNACREELPREFSALNFSAGIEAWMRAVFACNAYVDEQAPWALRKTDPERMKAVLLTLFIAIRDLTVAISPVVPAAAAKVLDQLGIPREARGFDALTDADWYMARVATGERLAQPMPAFPRLELPEEEGSA
- a CDS encoding MBL fold metallo-hydrolase, yielding MKLTILGSGTSTGVPRIGNDWGDCDPNEPRNRRTRVAIAIEGDDGSRLLVDTPTDLRQQFLSCGIERVDGVFWTHDHADHCHGIDDLRPLRYGRGGPIPGYAAAETVRRLRQRFGYVFAGQHGYHTICEIDNLDRVRMICGIGVSHCQMPHGPAQSTAFRFDQGGKSIGYATDFSEITGDMVALFHGIDVLVVDCLRRQPHPTHAHLGMALELIEATRANHGVLTHLDKSMDYRTLCDETPPHVQPAYDGLEIAV
- a CDS encoding TatD family hydrolase gives rise to the protein MLIDSHCHLNYKGLVEDQRQVLDRARENGVRGFLNISTRRSEWDAIVGTAERESDVWASIGIHPHEADAHADLGEAALLQAARHPRVIGIGETGLDYFYDHSDRQVQQDLFRVHIRVARETGLPLIIHTRDAEDDTTRIIEEEMGKGAFPALIHCFTASAAFGARMLELGLSISLSGIVTFKNAKDLQAVAASIPDDRILVETDAPFLAPVPHRGKTCEPAFVADTCAFVAGLRGTSTQALADVTGRNFFRLFSKASL